A genome region from Purpureocillium takamizusanense chromosome 8, complete sequence includes the following:
- a CDS encoding uncharacterized protein (COG:G~EggNog:ENOG503NYCA~TransMembrane:9 (o12-35i47-68o80-102i151-173o193-214i226-243o249-269i281-304o316-336i)), with product MNTKSDSEMEAKAEHAELNAKDHEARRRREHLTRRVLLKTDTRVLPVLALLFLCSFLDRTNVGNAKIIGLEKDLGISDLQYTQGLAVFYATYIASELPSNLVLKKVSPKIWLPCLTAAWGLVTMCLGFVRGYASFVAVRAVLGVTEGGLLPGMVLYLSGLYTRGELALRIGIFYTAASLSGAFGGLLARGLSAIGPRGGLEGWRWIFIIEGLLTIAAGAIAFLALPNSPATARYLTEEEREWAMKRLAGNGDDRFDLAREREERFQWSEVRRGVFNVQVWLSSTAYFAILSGLYSFGLFLPTIVNDMHIANNANETQLWTVIPYAVATPVTVLVAFLSDRLKRRGSLMLLVLPVAIVGYAVIANVTAASPRFAMTCLMAIGLYAAVPCVLVWNSNNSAGHYKRATTSALQLAVANCGGFVATFVYPAKEGPYYHKGHTIILGLLCYAWVAVALNVLWCVKINRDKKRGRYDEFAGLGDDRDPEFRMVL from the exons ATGAACACCAAGTCCGACTCCGAGATGGAAGCCAAGGCCGAGCACGCGGAGCTCAACGCCAAGGAccacgaggcgcgccgccgccgcgagcaccTCACCCGCCGCGTGCTCCTCAAGACAGACACGAG GGTCCTCCCCGTGCTGgcgctcctcttcctctgctCGTTCCTCGACAGGACCAACGTCGGCAACGCCAAGATCATCGGCCTCGAAAAGGACCTGGGCATCAGCGACCTGCAGTACAcgcagggcctcgccgtcttTTACGCCACCTACATTGCCAG CGAACTCCCGAGCAACCTCGTCCTAAAAAAGGTCTCGCCCAAGATATGGCTCCCCTGCCTGACGGCCGCCTGGGGCCTCGTCACCATGTGCTTGGGCTTCGTGCGCGGCTACGCCagcttcgtcgccgtgcgcgccgtcctcggcgtgaccgagggcggcctgctgcccggCATGGTGCTGTACCTGTCGGGGCTGTATacgcgcggcgagctggcgctgcgcATCGGCATCTTCtacacggcggcgtcgctaTCAGGCGCCTTTGGAG GCCTGCTCGCTAGGGGGCTGTCCGCCATTGGACCCCGAGGCGGACTCGAAGGCTGGCGGTGGATATTTATCATCGAGGGCCTCCTG accatcgccgccggagccATTGCCTTCCTCGCGCTCCCCAACAGcccggccacggcccgcTACCtcacggaggaggagcgcgaaTGGGCCATGAAGCGCCTGGCCGGCAACGGAGACGACCGGTTCGA tctcgcgcgcgagcgagAAGAGCGTTTTCAGTGGAGCGAggtccgccgcggcgtcttCAACGTCCAGGTAtggctgtcgtcgacggcctaCTTTGCCATCCTATCGGGGCTGTACTCGTTTGGACTCTTT CTGCCGACCATTGTCAATGACATGCACATTGCCAACAACGCCAACGAGACGCAGCTGTGGACGGTGATCCCTTACGCCGTGGCCACGCCGGTGACGG TGCTCGTTGCGTTCCTCTCGGACCGGCTCAAGCGGCGCGGGTCGCTCATGCTCTTGGtgctgcccgtcgccatcgtgggctacgccgtcatcgccaacgtcacggccgcgtcgccgcgcttcgCCATGACGTGCCTCATGGCCATTGGGCTGTACGCGgccgtgccgtgcgtgcTCGTCTGGAACTCGAACAACTCGGCCGGCCACTACAAGCGCGCCaccacgtcggcgctgcagctggccgtggccaactgcggcggcttcgtcgcca CGTTTGTGTATCCCGCCAAAGAAGGACCGTACTACCACAAGGGTCACACCATCATCCTGGGCCTGCTGTGCTATGCCTGGGTCGC CGTGGCGCTCAACGTCTTGTGGTGCGTCAAGATCAATCGGGACAAGAAGCGCGGCCGGTACGACGAGTTTGCGGGCTTGGGCGACGACCGCGACCCGGAGTTTAGAATGGTGCTGTAG
- a CDS encoding uncharacterized protein (EggNog:ENOG503NYCA~TransMembrane:10 (i110-129o135-158i170-191o203-225i274-296o316-337i349-366o372-392i404-427o439-459i)~COG:G): MCLGFVRGYASFVAVRAVLGVTEGGLLPGMVLYLSGLYTRGELALRIGIFYTAASLSGAFGGLLARGLSAIGPRGGLEGWRWIFIIEGLLTIAAGAIAFLALPNSPATARYLTEEEREWAMKRLAGNGDDRFDLAREREERFQWSEVRRGVFNVQVWLSSTAYFAILSGLYSFGLFLPTIVNDMHIANNANETQLWTVIPYAVATPVTVLVAFLSDRLKRRGSLMLLVLPVAIVGYAVIANVTAASPRFAMTCLMAIGLYAAVPCVLVWNSNNSAGHYKRATTSALQLAVANCGGFVATFVYPAKEGPYYHKGHTIILGLLCYAWVAVALNVLWCVKINRDKKRGRYDEFAGLGDDRDPEFRMVL, translated from the exons ATGTGCTTGGGCTTCGTGCGCGGCTACGCCagcttcgtcgccgtgcgcgccgtcctcggcgtgaccgagggcggcctgctgcccggCATGGTGCTGTACCTGTCGGGGCTGTATacgcgcggcgagctggcgctgcgcATCGGCATCTTCtacacggcggcgtcgctaTCAGGCGCCTTTGGAG GCCTGCTCGCTAGGGGGCTGTCCGCCATTGGACCCCGAGGCGGACTCGAAGGCTGGCGGTGGATATTTATCATCGAGGGCCTCCTG accatcgccgccggagccATTGCCTTCCTCGCGCTCCCCAACAGcccggccacggcccgcTACCtcacggaggaggagcgcgaaTGGGCCATGAAGCGCCTGGCCGGCAACGGAGACGACCGGTTCGA tctcgcgcgcgagcgagAAGAGCGTTTTCAGTGGAGCGAggtccgccgcggcgtcttCAACGTCCAGGTAtggctgtcgtcgacggcctaCTTTGCCATCCTATCGGGGCTGTACTCGTTTGGACTCTTT CTGCCGACCATTGTCAATGACATGCACATTGCCAACAACGCCAACGAGACGCAGCTGTGGACGGTGATCCCTTACGCCGTGGCCACGCCGGTGACGG TGCTCGTTGCGTTCCTCTCGGACCGGCTCAAGCGGCGCGGGTCGCTCATGCTCTTGGtgctgcccgtcgccatcgtgggctacgccgtcatcgccaacgtcacggccgcgtcgccgcgcttcgCCATGACGTGCCTCATGGCCATTGGGCTGTACGCGgccgtgccgtgcgtgcTCGTCTGGAACTCGAACAACTCGGCCGGCCACTACAAGCGCGCCaccacgtcggcgctgcagctggccgtggccaactgcggcggcttcgtcgcca CGTTTGTGTATCCCGCCAAAGAAGGACCGTACTACCACAAGGGTCACACCATCATCCTGGGCCTGCTGTGCTATGCCTGGGTCGC CGTGGCGCTCAACGTCTTGTGGTGCGTCAAGATCAATCGGGACAAGAAGCGCGGCCGGTACGACGAGTTTGCGGGCTTGGGCGACGACCGCGACCCGGAGTTTAGAATGGTGCTGTAG
- a CDS encoding uncharacterized protein (TransMembrane:6 (i36-57o110-129i136-158o170-191i203-225o285-304i)~EggNog:ENOG503NYCA~COG:G), producing the protein MNTKSDSEMEAKAEHAELNAKDHEARRRREHLTRRVLLKTDTRVLPVLALLFLCSFLDRTNVGNAKIIGLEKDLGISDLQYTQGLAVFYATYIASELPSNLVLKKVSPKIWLPCLTAAWGLVTMCLGFVRGYASFVAVRAVLGVTEGGLLPGMVLYLSGLYTRGELALRIGIFYTAASLSGAFGGLLARGLSAIGPRGGLEGWRWIFIIEGLLTIAAGAIAFLALPNSPATARYLTEEEREWAMKRLAGNGDDRFDLAREREERFQWSEVRRGVFNVQVWLSSTAYFAILSGLYSFGLFLPTIVNDMHIANNANETQLWTVIPYAVATPVTVLVAFLSDRLKRRGSLMLLVLPVAIVGYAVIANVTAASPRFAMTCLMAIGLYAAVPCVLVWNSNNSAGHYKRATTSALQLAVANCGGFVASELSWTVI; encoded by the exons ATGAACACCAAGTCCGACTCCGAGATGGAAGCCAAGGCCGAGCACGCGGAGCTCAACGCCAAGGAccacgaggcgcgccgccgccgcgagcaccTCACCCGCCGCGTGCTCCTCAAGACAGACACGAG GGTCCTCCCCGTGCTGgcgctcctcttcctctgctCGTTCCTCGACAGGACCAACGTCGGCAACGCCAAGATCATCGGCCTCGAAAAGGACCTGGGCATCAGCGACCTGCAGTACAcgcagggcctcgccgtcttTTACGCCACCTACATTGCCAG CGAACTCCCGAGCAACCTCGTCCTAAAAAAGGTCTCGCCCAAGATATGGCTCCCCTGCCTGACGGCCGCCTGGGGCCTCGTCACCATGTGCTTGGGCTTCGTGCGCGGCTACGCCagcttcgtcgccgtgcgcgccgtcctcggcgtgaccgagggcggcctgctgcccggCATGGTGCTGTACCTGTCGGGGCTGTATacgcgcggcgagctggcgctgcgcATCGGCATCTTCtacacggcggcgtcgctaTCAGGCGCCTTTGGAG GCCTGCTCGCTAGGGGGCTGTCCGCCATTGGACCCCGAGGCGGACTCGAAGGCTGGCGGTGGATATTTATCATCGAGGGCCTCCTG accatcgccgccggagccATTGCCTTCCTCGCGCTCCCCAACAGcccggccacggcccgcTACCtcacggaggaggagcgcgaaTGGGCCATGAAGCGCCTGGCCGGCAACGGAGACGACCGGTTCGA tctcgcgcgcgagcgagAAGAGCGTTTTCAGTGGAGCGAggtccgccgcggcgtcttCAACGTCCAGGTAtggctgtcgtcgacggcctaCTTTGCCATCCTATCGGGGCTGTACTCGTTTGGACTCTTT CTGCCGACCATTGTCAATGACATGCACATTGCCAACAACGCCAACGAGACGCAGCTGTGGACGGTGATCCCTTACGCCGTGGCCACGCCGGTGACGG TGCTCGTTGCGTTCCTCTCGGACCGGCTCAAGCGGCGCGGGTCGCTCATGCTCTTGGtgctgcccgtcgccatcgtgggctacgccgtcatcgccaacgtcacggccgcgtcgccgcgcttcgCCATGACGTGCCTCATGGCCATTGGGCTGTACGCGgccgtgccgtgcgtgcTCGTCTGGAACTCGAACAACTCGGCCGGCCACTACAAGCGCGCCaccacgtcggcgctgcagctggccgtggccaactgcggcggcttcgtcgccagTGAGTTGAGCTGGACCGTGATTTGA
- a CDS encoding uncharacterized protein (COG:G~EggNog:ENOG503NYCA~TransMembrane:8 (i110-129o135-158i170-191o203-225i274-296o316-337i349-366o372-393i)), translating to MNTKSDSEMEAKAEHAELNAKDHEARRRREHLTRRVLLKTDTRVLPVLALLFLCSFLDRTNVGNAKIIGLEKDLGISDLQYTQGLAVFYATYIASELPSNLVLKKVSPKIWLPCLTAAWGLVTMCLGFVRGYASFVAVRAVLGVTEGGLLPGMVLYLSGLYTRGELALRIGIFYTAASLSGAFGGLLARGLSAIGPRGGLEGWRWIFIIEGLLTIAAGAIAFLALPNSPATARYLTEEEREWAMKRLAGNGDDRFDLAREREERFQWSEVRRGVFNVQVWLSSTAYFAILSGLYSFGLFLPTIVNDMHIANNANETQLWTVIPYAVATPVTGVSLPRLLL from the exons ATGAACACCAAGTCCGACTCCGAGATGGAAGCCAAGGCCGAGCACGCGGAGCTCAACGCCAAGGAccacgaggcgcgccgccgccgcgagcaccTCACCCGCCGCGTGCTCCTCAAGACAGACACGAG GGTCCTCCCCGTGCTGgcgctcctcttcctctgctCGTTCCTCGACAGGACCAACGTCGGCAACGCCAAGATCATCGGCCTCGAAAAGGACCTGGGCATCAGCGACCTGCAGTACAcgcagggcctcgccgtcttTTACGCCACCTACATTGCCAG CGAACTCCCGAGCAACCTCGTCCTAAAAAAGGTCTCGCCCAAGATATGGCTCCCCTGCCTGACGGCCGCCTGGGGCCTCGTCACCATGTGCTTGGGCTTCGTGCGCGGCTACGCCagcttcgtcgccgtgcgcgccgtcctcggcgtgaccgagggcggcctgctgcccggCATGGTGCTGTACCTGTCGGGGCTGTATacgcgcggcgagctggcgctgcgcATCGGCATCTTCtacacggcggcgtcgctaTCAGGCGCCTTTGGAG GCCTGCTCGCTAGGGGGCTGTCCGCCATTGGACCCCGAGGCGGACTCGAAGGCTGGCGGTGGATATTTATCATCGAGGGCCTCCTG accatcgccgccggagccATTGCCTTCCTCGCGCTCCCCAACAGcccggccacggcccgcTACCtcacggaggaggagcgcgaaTGGGCCATGAAGCGCCTGGCCGGCAACGGAGACGACCGGTTCGA tctcgcgcgcgagcgagAAGAGCGTTTTCAGTGGAGCGAggtccgccgcggcgtcttCAACGTCCAGGTAtggctgtcgtcgacggcctaCTTTGCCATCCTATCGGGGCTGTACTCGTTTGGACTCTTT CTGCCGACCATTGTCAATGACATGCACATTGCCAACAACGCCAACGAGACGCAGCTGTGGACGGTGATCCCTTACGCCGTGGCCACGCCGGTGACGGGTGTGTCCCTCCCCAGATTACTCCTTTGA